A DNA window from Purpureocillium takamizusanense chromosome 9, complete sequence contains the following coding sequences:
- a CDS encoding uncharacterized protein (EggNog:ENOG503P1N0~COG:K), with the protein MSSSLYQPRPVLSSQRYSQSPDYVDGRRSSSSASGVHVPGRMPLRESTGNAQAHSFNGGIVACYQSPVTLSPSMQPNIPAPMVPSQSFDCLYRVPTPRQQPRYQRKPRHVNPLYYWPAFRQYRNRQAHKDTQKDKGGVWRRPELEDAFVDSVLLMPHMGRRKFSMGGKLHGRNMLISEYIFVICVALLGSKEIFRIDNSNESIEQMGRKQVSSHMQVVKKFFEDLRCFHFLFPSEEKKEPGSTNSDDYYDEEEQESFKSNPVLTALAEGRVPDVKPNYDYFSQLLALQSSICVRPKTCEVFVSSSDIKIRDDVAYDAHDNPLDQASFPHLNKYTNCDDSPNVLGKDVLLHEYTRSLDRTTSACVKSVTRRWQKDAPAMYETLDLPSRDEDCLLLEMCSTIELHEHAKFPSGSELTGFVEVAITQPALQTHRWKCITRLTRPAELHSDDGKQGVYTNDSGIHRRGCSDSKNDCDCHTRPRPDIHVPFPAVEWASILSMAVQYPDAEHQRMKEKRRRNAEGDKKDVERAGSKRKRSEDEGDAASWARRESTGSDLICKVAMYQELWSCAPDSTQWTRQAIIFWRFNTTNQWHKYNPVFKPAGTTWRWLTINDPMSRYHQQKALVYPTAGVPRDAIMSPTPTISQHLTAAMNETFNAWDNGGSNGSSHHHHQQHQHHGPPHVPPLQTSSTSLGLFDSFSGGLATPPPTATIPGAYSTSSSFDAGMSSNGGVSFLPSTAAGSASDRQSSLSSSQTYFDGQSSFGDVKPMTNGVGSYMGAAATTALDLPSQLVYDSSGCDTGSMPGWDIGALDGWTGTASGPSSATTEWGPTPKMEPQGGHHAAAMWAPPQWPVMTAGSAPGSHERGGSPRPIKRRRDAIDSHVPVTAGW; encoded by the exons ATGTCTTCGTCACTATACCAGCCGAGGCCTGTCCTATCCTCGCAGAGATACTCGCAGTCGCCGGATtacgtcgacggccgccgcagcagcagcagcgccagcggcgtCCACGTCCCCGGACGTATGCCTCTGCGCGAGTCCACTGGCAATGCACAGGCGCATAGCTtcaacggcggcatcgtcgcctgctATCAGAGCCCGGTGACGTTGTCACCGTCCATGCAGCCCAACATCCCGGCCCCCATGGTGCCGTCCCAGTCCTTCGACTGCCTGTACAGAGTCCCGACGCCTCGCCAGCAGCCTCGTTACCAGAGGAAGCCTCGCCACGTCAACCCCCTCTACTACTGGCCTGCCTTTAGGCAGTACCGCAACAGGCAAGCCCACAAGGATACGCAAaaggacaagggcggcgtCTGGCGTCGACcggagctcgaggatgccTTTGTTGACT CTGTTCTGCTCATGCCCCATATGGGCCGGCGCAAATTCTCCATGGGGGGTAAGCTTCACGGGCGCAACATGCTCATCAGCGAGTACATCTTTGTGATTTGTGTGGCACTGCTTGGCAGCAAAGAGATCTTCCGCATCGACAACAGCAACGAGAGCATCGAGCAGATGGGGCGCAAGCAGGTGTCGAGTCACATGCAGGTCGTCAAGAAGTTCTTCGAGGACCTCCGTTGCT TCCACTTTCTCTTCCCATctgaggagaagaaggagccCGGCTCCACCAACTCGGATGACTactacgacgaggaggaacagGAGTCGTTCAAGTCCAACCCGGTCCTGACAGCATTGGCCGAGGGTAGGGTCCCTGATGTCAAGCCCAACTACGACTACTTCTCCCAGCTTTTGGCCCTGCAGTCCTCCATCTGCGTGCGGCCCAAGACTTGCGAGGTCTTTGTCTCATCGTCGGACATTAAGATCCGGGACGACGTGGCCTACGACGCCCACGACAACCCGTTGGATCAGGCTTCGTTCCCCCACCTCAACAAGTACACCAACTGCGACGACAGCCCTAATGTCCTGGGCAAGGACGTGCTGTTGCACGAATACACCCGCTCCCTGGACCGCACCACTTCGGCATGTGTCAAGTCGGTCACGCGCCGGTGGCAAAAGGATGCGCCAGCCATGTACGAGACGTTGGACCTCCCGTCGCGCGACGAAGACTGTCTGCTCCTGGAGATGTGCTCGACCATTGAACTCCACGAACATGCCAAGTTCCCGTCGGGCTCAGAGCTGACGGGCTtcgtcgaggtggccatCACGCAGCCCGCTCTGCAGACGCACCGCTGGAAGTGCATCACGCGGCTGACGCggcccgccgagctgcatagcgacgacggcaagcagGGTGTCTACACCAATGACAGCGGCATCCACCGCCGAGGCTGCAGCGACTCCAAGAACGACTGCGACTGCCACACGCGGCCCCGGCCGGACATCCACGTTCCGTTCCCCGCGGTCGAGTGGGCCAGCATCCTGAGCATGGCGGTGCAGTATCCCGACGCAGAGCACCAGCGCATGAAGGaaaagcggcggcgcaatgccgagggcgacaagaAGGACGTCGAGCGGGCCGGCAGCAAGCGCAAGCggtccgaggacgagggcgacgctgCCTCGTGGGCGCGCCGAGAGTCGACGGGCAGCGACCTCATCTGCAAGGTGGCCATGTACCAAGAGCTGTGGTCCTGCGCGCCCGACTCGACGCAGTGGACGCGCCAGGCTATCATCTTCTGGCGCTTCAACACGACGAACCAGTGGCACAAGTACAACCCGGTCTTCAAGCCCGCAGGGACGACGTGGCGGTGGCTCACCATCAACGACCCCATGTCGCGCTACCACCAGCAGAAGGCACTCGTATACCCGACGGCAGGTGTGCCCCGGGATGCCATcatgtcgccgacgccgaccatCAGCCAGCATCTTACGGCGGCTATGAATGAGACGTTCAACGCCTGGGACAACGgtggcagcaacggcagcagccatcaccaccaccagcaacaccagcacCACGGCCCACCGCATGTGCCTCCGCTGCAGACGTCGAGCACGAGCCTGGGCCTCTTTGACTCCTTCTCGGGTGGACTggctacgccgccgccgacagcgaccATTCCCGGTGCGTactcgacgagcagcagcttcgaCGCGGGGATGAGCTCCAACGGGGGCGTCAGCTTCCTGCCGAGCaccgcggcgggcagcgcgaGCGACAGGCAGTCGTCgctgagcagcagccagacgTACTTTGACGGACAGTCATCCTTTGGCGACGTGAAGCCCATGACCAACGGGGTTGGCTCCTAcatgggcgccgcggcgacgacggcgctggaCCTGCCCAGCCAGCTTGTGTACGACAGCTCGGGGTGCGACACTGGCAGCATGCCGGGCTGGGACATTGGGGCCCTCGACGGCTGGACGGGCACCGCGTCGggcccgtcgagcgcgacgacggaaTGGGGGCCGACGCCCAAGATGGAACCGCAGGGCGGACATCACGCGGCGGCTAtgtgggcgccgccgcagtggCCGGTTAtgacggccgggtcggcgCCTGGCTcgcacgagcgcggcgggagcccgaggccgatCAAGAGGCGGAGGGACGCCATCGACAGCCACGTGCCGGTCACGGCTGGATGGTGA